Proteins encoded within one genomic window of Aerococcus viridans:
- a CDS encoding substrate-binding domain-containing protein: MLIDPQFAMLVVQVTFVGFPKHQKTTNIPKQRQKIAVVQWYSEQEELNDLYYYAIRIGIEKRAEDLTYDIVRYFNNQIIQIADDIAGIIAIGKFSNQQIKRLESYNRKLVFVDSDTLNAGHPCVSTDFNNAVIQVLDYFMQHGLTSIGMIAGEEKTTDGKEQLIDQRFRTFRNYASELGVYHTKYTYIGDFSAQAGYDLMKQAITEHGEALPQALFVANDTLAIGALRALQEARIAVPERVSLISFNDTPLTKQIFPALSSVTVFTEEMGRIAVDTLNRQLINPEVVPTMTRLATRLTIRDSSV; the protein is encoded by the coding sequence ATGCTAATAGATCCCCAGTTTGCAATGCTTGTCGTGCAAGTGACGTTCGTTGGTTTTCCCAAACATCAAAAGACGACGAATATACCAAAACAGCGACAAAAAATTGCTGTTGTCCAATGGTATAGTGAGCAAGAAGAATTAAATGATTTATATTATTACGCTATTCGGATTGGGATAGAAAAACGTGCCGAAGATTTAACCTATGATATTGTCCGTTATTTCAATAATCAAATTATTCAAATTGCTGATGATATTGCTGGAATTATTGCCATCGGTAAATTTTCTAATCAACAAATTAAACGGTTAGAGTCCTATAATCGCAAATTGGTTTTTGTGGATTCAGATACCTTAAATGCTGGTCATCCCTGTGTGTCAACTGATTTTAATAATGCCGTGATTCAAGTATTAGATTATTTTATGCAGCATGGGTTAACATCAATAGGTATGATTGCCGGTGAAGAGAAAACGACAGATGGTAAGGAACAGTTAATTGATCAACGATTCAGAACTTTCCGAAACTATGCATCTGAACTTGGTGTTTACCATACAAAATATACGTATATTGGTGATTTTTCAGCACAAGCTGGGTATGATTTGATGAAACAGGCCATCACTGAACATGGAGAAGCCCTTCCACAGGCTCTCTTTGTAGCTAATGATACATTAGCTATTGGTGCTTTACGTGCCCTTCAGGAGGCACGTATTGCTGTCCCTGAACGGGTGAGCCTTATTTCATTTAATGATACTCCGTTGACGAAACAGATTTTCCCCGCCCTATCCAGTGTGACCGTTTTTACCGAGGAAATGGGTCGAATTGCTGTGGATACCCTGAATCGTCAATTGATAAACCCGGAAGTAGTACCTACTATGACTAGACTTGCCACTCGGTTAACAATACGTGATTCTAGTGTATAA